From Thermococcus barophilus MP:
TCTAAAAGGCGAGCTTTAATTTTCTGTTTTTTCTTAAGTTTTTGTCCCACGGAAACTTTATCAACCATGACTTTTAATTATTGAACATGCTAATCAACGAAACTAAGAACAAGATGTGGCACGGAAAAGTCAAATTGGCGGACACTTTTTTTAAAAGGTTTAAAGGTTTAATGCTTACTCCTAATGTCAATTATGCCCTTGTGTTCATTCTGCCAGCCGAAACAAGGGCAAATGCTTCAATACATATGTTTTTCATGCTTCAGAGCATTGATGTTATATTTCTAAACTCGGCAAGAGAGGTTGTAGATTTCAAAAAAGCCAAGCCATGGCGTGTTTACATCCCCAGGGAAGCTGCAAAATACATTATTGAGGGACCCCACGGAATTATCAAAGCTCTTGATGTGGCAATAGGAGATAAACTAAGCTGGATAGTGGAGGATGAAAAGGAAAAAGCTGTACCCTCACCAAGCAATGTTATTAATGGAGTGTCATTTAAGAAAATTAACGGAACGATAAGCTTAGCTGAGCCGAAGCCAAAGCTTAAAGAGCCGTGATGTTTATGGAGTTTTTAGAGTGCATTAAAAAGCGGATCATCCAGGATGATGAGCTCAAAAATGAGCTTTATTCCCTAATCCTCTATGGTTCATTTGTAAGGGGAGATTTTCTCGAAAATGTAAGCGATTTGGACTTTTTTGCAGTAATAATAAAAGATGAGTCAATTATTCCAAAGCTTAGGCAAGTCTTGGAGGATTGCACCAAAGAAATCAATGCCGTTGAAGTTGACTTAGCGTGGGAATATCTGGAGAATATAAGCGATCCACTGAGAAGAGGAGTTCCTTTCAAGTTTTTGACCATCTATCAAGAAGATTTTCTTGAAAATCACATCGTCGTTTACGGCAAGGATATAGCTAATATCCTACCAAAATATAAATTTGAGAATCTTTTGAGCTGGAGAATAGAGCGAATTTTAAAGCTGATCGAGAGATCTAAGAGGAATCCAAAGCTGATGCATATATTAGCTGGAGAAACCGCAAGACTTTTAGCCCTAATTAATGGAGCAAAAAGCCTCAGGAAGAAGGATATTGTAAATGCTCTTGAGAAAATTCGGGATGAAGAAGCTCTCGAGGTATACAGAGCTTACCTGAATGGGAGAAAGCTCAAGTTCGATGAAGGATTCCTGACGAGGTTTATAGAAGCAAGGATTGATAGGATTAAAAAGATCCTTTAGGCCTCTTCCCTTAGAGCAATTGACATTTTACGTTAGAACACCCTAAAGTCAATAGCGATGTTATATTGGTAGGGGGCATAAGGTCTAACCTTCCTTCTTTCCAAGAATTTGACTTTCTTCCCGAGCTCTCTCGCAACAGTCTTGATTTTTTCCTCATGTTTCCCAAACAAGTCATCTTCATGAGAAAACCCATAATAGTGAATTATTCCTCCGCTCTTTACACTCAGCATAGCCTCTCTTAAAAATTCATGTGCGAACTTTGGAAGGTTCATGATGACTCTATCGGCTTTAATCTGACCAGCAACTTTTCTGACGTCTCCCAAGATTGGAATTACATTGGGCGTTTTATTCAGTCTCTTATTTTCTTCTAAATATTTTACCGCCCAGGGATTTATGTCGCATGCAAAGACGAGCCTAACTTTTTTTGCAAGCAAAATTGAATAAGGACCAACACCAGCAAACATATCGAAAACTATTTCTCCTTCTTTAGCTTTTTTAAAGATTCTCATTCTTTCTGTTGCTAAGCGAGGGGAGAAATAAACCTTTGCAACATCCAGCTTAAGCTTTATTCCATTTTCTCTATGCAATGTCTCTGTCCTCTTTTCCCCCGCTAAATGGATGAGCTGTCTAATCCTAAACTCTCCAGAAACTGCGCTTCCTTTTGCGAAAACAGCTTTTATATGCTTGTGAACTTTTAAAATTGCCTCTCCAATTTGTTTCCCATACTCCATAAGTTCCTCTGAGAGTTCAATTACTGCTATATCTCCAATTATATCAAAGGAAGAGGGAAGAAGAGATCTTAGATAGTCAGGAACATCTACAACTTCCCGATAGCTGTGAGGTCTCTTTTCAATTGGTTCAAATTCTGTCTCAACGATTTCAAATCCTTCAACTCTCTCTTTTATGGGAAAAATTAGAAAATCCCCCTCTCGCTTAACTTTGTAGTTTTTATCCAGAACATCAAGCTCGATAAGCTTTCTTCTTACTTTTTCACCTTCATGTTTATGAACTCTAATTCCAAGCATTTTTCATCAAATTCAGAAGGGAAGTGCAAATTTAAAAGAATTGTGAACGAAAACTTTTTAAATGGACTTAGGGCTTAAGATATTGGACGCCCCGGTGGTGTAGCCCGGTCAAACATGCGGGCCTTTCGAGCCCGCGCCCCGGGTTCAAATCCCGGCCGGGGCACCAGAACTCTTTTGCTTGCTTCTGTCCTTTCGGAAATATTAATAAAAACACGAAAGCAAAATTTTACTTTACAAAGAATTCTGCAAGAAGATCTATGTACTCCTCATTTACACCACTTAAGTATTTGCTTACTTTTTCTCCCGTTTGATTTCTGTCTTTTCCAGCGAGAATTATCACAATTTGCTTTTCTGTCCAAACATTTCTTTTAATGAATATTCCTTGCTCCCCTTTGATAATCTTCTCCTGCTCTTCTAAGCTTAGTGCTTGTTGTACATATTTTCCTACTCCATCGTATGCTTTTGGGCCCCCAAGGATTATTATAAATCTCGAGCTCTTGAGCTTCCCAAACTCCTGAGGTTTTGCTCTAATAACCATTACTCCAAAGCTTTCTAAGGATTTCTTGAGTTCTTTTCCTTTTATCTCCCAATCAATGTCATTTGCAAGTATGACTGTTTGTACAATTGGGGCAAATGTCTTAATGGGTCTAAATTCCGAGCTCCATTCGATCAAGTCTTTCAAAACTTTGAACTCTTTCCTCCCGCCAGCTTCAATTTCAAAGGAAACATATGCACTCCTGAATCCGTCTCCTCTATGGTTCTGATCTCTTGTTATTATTGCTCCCATGTAGTCAGTTGAAAGCGCCACTATGTCAACGATATCGGGATTTATTGCTTTCAGCAATCTAATTCTTTCGATAATCTCCTGAGATGCAGTTAAATTGAGCGTTTTAAAACCAACAGGAATTGAAATTTTGTCGTCTAAGATTTTTGAATCAATGATTTTGTCAATCAGTGTGAAATCCAGTGCAGATACGCTTTTTAGATAATTTGAATTCCCAAAAAGCTCCTCTTGAAGTTCGGCAAACTCCTTAATGTCATCTTTAACATCAAGCTTTAAACTCCGAATCCTATCTTTTGCAAACTTTAAGCTTTTAGGAGGCAGCAAATATTGCCATCCAAAAGCAGTTCTTGTCTCATTTGTGAATTCAAGAAGTGAAGTACTCTTAATGATTTCTCTGTTCTTTATTCCGATCTTGGCAGATGAAGGTATAAACGGCAAAATTGAGGGTATCTCTGATAAGTAAGACTTTCCCAATTCAACTGCTTTCAGCTTTACCTCCTCGATGAAGGGTAAAAGCTCAAGTCCCAAAGCTGTTGCTATACTGCCGTTTTTGTACGCTTCAAATCCTCCAATATGTTTACTCGAACCTAACTTTATGAGTTTGTTTTTAAATACAGTCCCATCATACAAAGTACCGTGAGTCACTATCAGTCCAGCATTGTTTATTCTAAGATATCTGAGAAGCTTGTCTATGTCCTTCCTTGAAATTTCCCACTCTTTCATCCACAAATTAGATAAAATAATCACATCTGGCTTGAACTCCTCTAATGCAGAAGACAGTTCATTGGAAGTTATCACTGCAATGTTGTATTCATCAGCAAGATATTGCCAGCTGTGGAAACTCAGGAAATCGGAGTGCTTACCAAAAGGTCTGAGCAGGGAGAGGACATCTTTGTAGTCACTCATGTTATAATGATATCTTTCAAAGGAGAGATTGACCATCAAATCCAAATCCTTGAGATTTTGAACCATTCCCCAAAGTTTTAGGGAAGGATCAACTATAAGTATCTTTTTGCCCCCGGGATTCGGAACAAAATATATCCCTACAGGACTTTCGACAATGTTTCCCTCTTTGTCCTCAATAACTGCCTTGAATTCGACTAAACTTCCCGGAGGTTGGGGAGGTATAGTTGCCTTTCCATAAAATGTCGTGAAATTGAATTTCTGGGTTAAGAACCTACTTGTTATTATGTTATACATAGTCTCATTTTCGTTTACCGTAGCTTCTGAAGCATAGAGCCACTTCCAATTTCCTCTGTTTACCCTATAGTAAATTCCCATCTTTACAATTCCAACGTCATCTATACCGTAAAGATAAACT
This genomic window contains:
- a CDS encoding nucleotidyltransferase domain-containing protein produces the protein MFMEFLECIKKRIIQDDELKNELYSLILYGSFVRGDFLENVSDLDFFAVIIKDESIIPKLRQVLEDCTKEINAVEVDLAWEYLENISDPLRRGVPFKFLTIYQEDFLENHIVVYGKDIANILPKYKFENLLSWRIERILKLIERSKRNPKLMHILAGETARLLALINGAKSLRKKDIVNALEKIRDEEALEVYRAYLNGRKLKFDEGFLTRFIEARIDRIKKIL
- the trm5b gene encoding tRNA (guanine(37)-N1)-methyltransferase Trm5b; the protein is MLGIRVHKHEGEKVRRKLIELDVLDKNYKVKREGDFLIFPIKERVEGFEIVETEFEPIEKRPHSYREVVDVPDYLRSLLPSSFDIIGDIAVIELSEELMEYGKQIGEAILKVHKHIKAVFAKGSAVSGEFRIRQLIHLAGEKRTETLHRENGIKLKLDVAKVYFSPRLATERMRIFKKAKEGEIVFDMFAGVGPYSILLAKKVRLVFACDINPWAVKYLEENKRLNKTPNVIPILGDVRKVAGQIKADRVIMNLPKFAHEFLREAMLSVKSGGIIHYYGFSHEDDLFGKHEEKIKTVARELGKKVKFLERRKVRPYAPYQYNIAIDFRVF
- a CDS encoding DUF192 domain-containing protein; translated protein: MLINETKNKMWHGKVKLADTFFKRFKGLMLTPNVNYALVFILPAETRANASIHMFFMLQSIDVIFLNSAREVVDFKKAKPWRVYIPREAAKYIIEGPHGIIKALDVAIGDKLSWIVEDEKEKAVPSPSNVINGVSFKKINGTISLAEPKPKLKEP